One genomic segment of Bradyrhizobium prioriisuperbiae includes these proteins:
- a CDS encoding VOC family protein, giving the protein MPSSAARKLSTSTSSSAAALPKKFAVVVSFSGFSIVNKESKENSKEQPMQVTPYLFFSGNCEAAFKFYERALRGKIEMMLPHEGTPAEQHVPADWRKKIMHAKLVVGNVALMGSDAPPDQYKPMQGFSVALGIDTPAEAERVFNALSDNGTITMPLEKTFWAERFGMLVDQFGTAWMINCETKA; this is encoded by the coding sequence ATGCCGTCATCCGCGGCACGCAAACTCTCGACATCGACGTCTTCCAGCGCCGCGGCCCTGCCGAAGAAATTCGCGGTCGTCGTGTCGTTCTCCGGCTTTTCGATCGTCAACAAGGAATCCAAGGAAAACTCCAAGGAGCAACCGATGCAAGTCACCCCTTATCTGTTTTTCAGCGGCAACTGCGAAGCCGCCTTCAAGTTCTACGAGAGAGCCCTGCGCGGCAAGATCGAGATGATGCTGCCGCACGAAGGAACGCCGGCGGAGCAACATGTGCCGGCCGATTGGCGCAAGAAGATCATGCACGCCAAGCTCGTGGTCGGCAACGTCGCCCTGATGGGATCCGACGCTCCGCCCGATCAGTACAAGCCGATGCAAGGCTTTTCGGTCGCGCTGGGCATCGATACACCGGCCGAAGCCGAGCGTGTCTTCAATGCGCTTTCGGACAATGGCACCATCACCATGCCGCTGGAGAAGACCTTCTGGGCCGAACGGTTCGGCATGCTGGTCGACCAGTTCGGAACCGCCTGGATGATCAACTGCGAAACCAAGGCATGA
- a CDS encoding SRPBCC domain-containing protein — protein MTTAADTRSSNDQLVITRLFDAPRDLMFRMWTDVRHAMHWWGPQDYPAVQMEMDVRPGGKWRHCLRATADGRELWHHGEFREVIALERLVFTFAWEEDGERGQETLVIVTFTDENGKTRMTFHHAPFQSIGERDGHTEGWSSAFDRLGDALQRSMTP, from the coding sequence ATGACCACCGCAGCGGACACCCGATCTTCCAACGACCAATTGGTGATCACGCGGCTGTTCGATGCGCCGCGCGACCTGATGTTCCGGATGTGGACCGATGTCCGCCATGCGATGCACTGGTGGGGGCCGCAGGACTATCCGGCCGTGCAGATGGAGATGGACGTGCGCCCCGGCGGCAAATGGCGCCACTGCCTGCGCGCGACCGCCGACGGGCGCGAGCTGTGGCATCACGGCGAGTTCCGCGAAGTGATCGCACTGGAACGGCTGGTCTTCACCTTCGCCTGGGAAGAGGATGGCGAGCGCGGCCAGGAGACGCTGGTCATCGTGACGTTCACTGACGAGAACGGCAAGACCCGCATGACCTTCCATCACGCGCCGTTCCAGTCGATCGGAGAACGCGACGGTCACACCGAGGGCTGGAGCAGCGCTTTCGATCGCCTCGGCGACGCATTGCAGCGGAGTATGACTCCATGA
- a CDS encoding DoxX family protein — MSATVATYTESRTMLWTGRVMSGLVILFLLFDGAIKLVPLDIVIETSRELGIPTSLARTLGVLTLVCTLLYAIPTTSVLGAVLMTGYLGGAIYVHILNGSPLFTHTLFSIYLALLMWGGLYLRDPDLRRLFPFRRL, encoded by the coding sequence ATGTCGGCGACCGTTGCAACCTATACTGAATCGAGAACCATGCTGTGGACCGGACGCGTCATGTCGGGCCTGGTCATATTGTTCCTGCTGTTCGACGGCGCCATCAAGCTGGTGCCGCTCGACATCGTGATCGAGACCTCGCGCGAGCTCGGCATCCCGACCAGCCTCGCCCGCACCCTCGGCGTGCTGACGCTCGTCTGCACACTGCTCTATGCGATCCCCACCACCTCGGTGCTCGGCGCAGTGCTGATGACCGGTTATCTCGGCGGCGCGATCTATGTCCATATCCTCAACGGCAGCCCGCTGTTCACCCACACGCTGTTCAGCATCTATCTCGCGCTGCTGATGTGGGGCGGCCTCTATCTGCGCGATCCGGATCTGCGCAGGCTGTTTCCGTTCCGGCGCCTGTGA
- a CDS encoding helix-turn-helix domain-containing protein: MNDASRSGCPINLTLEVVGDKWSLLIIRDIIFGNRRHFRELLTKSDERISSNILADRLKTLLEQGILTKADDPTHKQKGIYSLTEQGIELLPILAQMAAWGFKYLPVSEELGIRAELLAQGGPLMWDEFMDELRETHLGLKARKRNGPSVGERLQQAYLDVVAKRKACSPAAEPAPQ; encoded by the coding sequence ATGAACGATGCCTCCCGATCGGGTTGCCCGATCAACCTGACGCTGGAAGTGGTGGGCGACAAATGGAGCCTGCTGATCATCCGCGACATCATCTTCGGCAACCGGCGGCATTTCCGCGAACTGCTGACCAAGTCCGATGAGCGCATTTCGTCGAACATCCTGGCCGACCGGCTGAAGACCCTGCTGGAGCAGGGCATCCTCACCAAGGCGGACGATCCCACCCACAAGCAGAAGGGGATCTACAGCCTCACCGAACAGGGCATCGAGCTGCTGCCGATCCTGGCGCAGATGGCGGCCTGGGGATTCAAGTATCTGCCGGTCAGCGAAGAACTCGGCATTCGCGCGGAACTGCTGGCCCAGGGCGGCCCGCTCATGTGGGACGAGTTCATGGACGAGCTGCGCGAGACCCATCTCGGCCTCAAGGCGCGCAAGCGAAACGGACCTTCGGTCGGCGAGCGGCTGCAGCAGGCCTATCTGGATGTGGTGGCGAAACGAAAGGCGTGTTCGCCAGCGGCGGAGCCGGCGCCGCAATAG
- a CDS encoding SRPBCC family protein translates to MLTTIAVIAIIIAVLLAAVLIYAATRPNTFVIQRTASIKAPAARIQPLIDDFRQWPQWSPYETKDPAMARTFSGAPSGKGSVYAWQGDKNVGSGRMEIIDTSPSKVTVDLQFIAPFKAHNTAEFSLVPSGDSTQVTWAMRGPLPYMAKIMHMFINMDRMVGNDFAAGLANLKAVSER, encoded by the coding sequence ATGCTCACCACCATCGCCGTGATCGCCATCATCATCGCCGTCCTGCTTGCCGCGGTTCTCATTTACGCGGCAACGCGGCCCAACACCTTCGTCATTCAGCGGACGGCAAGCATCAAGGCCCCCGCCGCCAGGATCCAACCACTGATCGATGATTTCCGTCAGTGGCCTCAGTGGTCGCCCTACGAAACCAAGGATCCGGCGATGGCCCGCACCTTCAGCGGCGCGCCGAGCGGCAAGGGATCGGTCTACGCCTGGCAGGGTGACAAGAATGTCGGCTCCGGCCGCATGGAGATCATCGACACATCGCCGTCGAAGGTCACGGTCGACCTGCAATTCATCGCGCCGTTCAAGGCGCACAACACCGCGGAGTTCTCGCTGGTTCCCAGCGGCGATTCCACTCAGGTCACCTGGGCGATGCGCGGTCCACTGCCCTACATGGCCAAGATCATGCACATGTTCATCAACATGGACCGCATGGTCGGCAACGATTTCGCCGCCGGCCTCGCCAACCTGAAAGCCGTTTCCGAAAGATAG
- a CDS encoding SRPBCC domain-containing protein yields the protein MNSATDNRDVRDITVTRLIAAPRAVVWQAWIDPQHLAKWWGPDGFTNPVCEVDARPGGAIHIVMRAPDGTDYPMRGIYRELVAPQRLVFNSWPVGNDGQPLIDGLTTVTFSEEQGGTKLTVHTRAVALVEAASRMLDHMEAGWTQSLTCLQQQQAGRC from the coding sequence ATGAACTCCGCAACGGACAATCGCGACGTCCGCGATATCACCGTCACCCGCCTGATCGCCGCGCCTCGCGCAGTGGTCTGGCAGGCCTGGATCGATCCGCAGCATCTGGCGAAATGGTGGGGGCCGGATGGCTTCACCAATCCGGTCTGCGAGGTCGATGCGAGGCCCGGCGGCGCCATCCACATCGTGATGCGGGCGCCGGACGGCACCGATTATCCGATGAGGGGAATCTATCGCGAACTCGTGGCGCCGCAACGGCTGGTCTTCAACAGCTGGCCGGTCGGCAACGACGGCCAACCCCTGATCGATGGCCTCACAACGGTCACTTTTTCGGAGGAACAAGGCGGCACCAAGCTCACCGTGCATACACGCGCCGTCGCTCTGGTCGAAGCTGCAAGTCGCATGCTCGACCATATGGAAGCCGGCTGGACACAGAGCCTCACATGCCTGCAGCAGCAACAGGCAGGCAGATGCTGA
- a CDS encoding SRPBCC family protein, with amino-acid sequence MDARNNRSDFQLTLPSDYEIRLTRSFSAPRELVWIATTQPEHVKRWWSCDRFALTVCDIDLRVGGGYRYVMPGRDGSEHRFKGVYREVIRPQRLVYTQIYDVESYADREAIVVTTFDEKAGRTLYTSIITHLSREDRDNHIASGMEAGSAIALDRLADLLLTLT; translated from the coding sequence GTGGACGCAAGAAATAACCGAAGCGATTTTCAGCTGACGCTGCCGTCGGACTACGAGATCCGGCTGACGCGCTCGTTCAGCGCGCCGCGCGAACTGGTGTGGATTGCCACGACACAGCCCGAGCACGTGAAACGCTGGTGGAGCTGCGACCGGTTCGCGCTGACGGTCTGTGATATCGACCTGCGCGTGGGCGGTGGATATCGCTACGTGATGCCCGGACGCGACGGCAGCGAGCATCGCTTCAAGGGTGTGTACCGCGAAGTGATACGGCCACAACGTCTGGTCTACACCCAGATCTACGACGTCGAGTCCTATGCTGATCGCGAAGCCATCGTCGTCACGACTTTCGACGAGAAGGCCGGCCGCACCCTCTACACCAGCATCATCACCCATCTGTCGCGCGAAGACCGCGACAACCACATCGCCAGCGGTATGGAGGCTGGTTCGGCTATCGCGCTCGATCGCCTCGCCGACTTGCTGCTGACGCTCACATAG
- a CDS encoding VOC family protein, with product MTTQPALQPVTAHLSIRGAADAIEFYKKALGATELFRAPAEDGKRLMHAEISVNGMKIYLMDHFPEHGTCGGGSVRLAPPPELKGTSIVLHLEVPNCDEAVKRAADAGATIAMEPWDSFWGARYGQVVDPFGHVWSFAHPLPAKTA from the coding sequence ATGACAACCCAGCCCGCCCTGCAACCCGTCACCGCTCATCTGTCGATCCGCGGCGCCGCCGACGCCATCGAGTTCTATAAAAAAGCGCTCGGCGCCACCGAGCTGTTCCGCGCGCCGGCGGAAGACGGCAAGCGGCTGATGCATGCCGAGATCTCGGTCAACGGCATGAAGATCTATCTGATGGATCATTTCCCTGAACACGGCACCTGCGGCGGCGGATCGGTGCGGCTCGCGCCACCGCCGGAGCTCAAGGGCACCTCGATCGTCCTGCATCTGGAAGTTCCCAACTGCGACGAGGCCGTCAAGCGCGCGGCGGACGCCGGCGCGACCATCGCGATGGAGCCGTGGGATTCGTTCTGGGGCGCGCGTTACGGCCAGGTGGTCGATCCGTTCGGCCATGTCTGGAGCTTCGCCCATCCTCTGCCGGCCAAGACCGCCTGA
- a CDS encoding glutathione S-transferase family protein, protein MTLKLYFHPLSSYCQKALIAFYEKDLPFEPHIVDLGDPAQAAELKALWPIGKFPVLRDDARNVTVAEATVIIEYLDLHYPGRVRLVPEDADQAWQTRMRDRVFDLYVDEQMQTMVGNRRRPDDSKDPLGVSFAKARLTSALGMIDAEMAGRTNVSGTSTDNWTMGEAFTMADCAAAPALFYANQVMPFGDSHPHAMRYFERLTQRPSYARVQREAEPYFHLFPKS, encoded by the coding sequence ATGACCCTGAAGCTCTATTTCCACCCGCTGTCGTCCTACTGCCAGAAGGCGCTGATCGCCTTCTATGAAAAAGACCTGCCGTTCGAGCCGCACATCGTAGACCTCGGCGATCCTGCCCAGGCCGCTGAGCTGAAAGCGCTGTGGCCGATCGGCAAGTTTCCGGTGCTGCGTGATGACGCCAGGAATGTGACGGTCGCGGAAGCCACCGTCATCATCGAATATCTGGACCTGCATTATCCCGGACGCGTGCGCCTTGTGCCAGAAGACGCGGACCAGGCGTGGCAGACGCGGATGCGCGATCGCGTGTTCGATCTCTATGTCGACGAGCAGATGCAGACCATGGTCGGCAATCGCCGCCGGCCTGACGACAGCAAGGATCCGCTCGGCGTGAGCTTTGCCAAAGCACGGCTAACGAGCGCGCTTGGCATGATCGACGCCGAGATGGCGGGCAGGACCAACGTGAGCGGGACAAGTACCGACAACTGGACCATGGGCGAGGCCTTCACCATGGCCGACTGCGCCGCGGCCCCCGCGCTGTTCTACGCCAACCAGGTGATGCCGTTCGGCGACAGCCATCCCCATGCGATGCGCTACTTCGAACGCCTGACGCAGCGGCCGTCCTATGCCCGCGTGCAGCGGGAAGCCGAACCGTACTTCCACCTGTTTCCGAAATCGTAA
- a CDS encoding antibiotic biosynthesis monooxygenase family protein, with protein sequence MRIPITVGNRPLTAPVHDGAQANTGPRQRPVVIINTFVTKAGKLDEFIALQDAARRRFAGQIPGLRGSRMHRSRDGETAVLITAFNTLHDQKSWLASDLFAEHRAQILPLIEHASPKAFDIVYEAGEI encoded by the coding sequence ATGCGCATCCCCATCACCGTCGGCAACCGCCCGCTCACCGCCCCCGTTCACGACGGTGCGCAAGCCAACACCGGCCCGCGCCAGCGCCCGGTCGTCATCATCAACACCTTCGTCACCAAGGCGGGGAAACTGGATGAATTCATCGCACTGCAAGACGCCGCGCGGCGTCGTTTTGCGGGGCAAATTCCGGGACTGCGCGGCAGCCGGATGCATCGCTCGCGCGACGGCGAGACGGCCGTGCTGATCACCGCGTTCAACACCCTGCACGACCAGAAGAGCTGGCTCGCCAGCGACCTGTTCGCGGAGCACCGCGCACAGATCCTGCCGCTGATCGAACACGCGAGCCCGAAGGCGTTCGATATCGTCTATGAGGCCGGCGAGATCTAG
- a CDS encoding SRPBCC domain-containing protein, producing MLETTTLTPTQQQDFFISRTFNAPRSLVWKAWTEAERLAQWWGPTGCKLIVDKLDFRPGGLFVYAMEFQPGQDMWWGRFAYREIDAPGQLVFTSAFSNADGAVVRAPFSATWPLEVLNVLTLTERDGKTTLTLHGGPINATDDELKTYEGMHASMQQGFTGTFDQLDAYLAKA from the coding sequence ATGCTTGAGACAACAACACTGACCCCAACCCAACAACAGGACTTCTTCATCAGCCGGACCTTCAACGCGCCGCGCAGCCTGGTGTGGAAGGCATGGACCGAAGCCGAACGACTGGCGCAATGGTGGGGACCGACGGGCTGCAAGCTGATTGTCGACAAGCTCGACTTCCGTCCCGGCGGGCTGTTCGTCTATGCGATGGAATTCCAGCCCGGCCAGGACATGTGGTGGGGCCGCTTCGCCTATCGCGAGATCGACGCGCCCGGACAACTGGTCTTCACCAGCGCGTTTTCCAACGCCGATGGCGCCGTCGTCCGTGCCCCGTTCAGCGCGACCTGGCCGCTGGAAGTGCTCAACGTGCTGACCCTCACCGAGCGTGACGGCAAGACCACGCTCACTCTGCACGGCGGCCCCATCAACGCCACCGACGACGAACTCAAGACCTATGAAGGCATGCACGCCTCGATGCAGCAGGGCTTTACGGGAACCTTCGATCAGCTCGACGCCTATCTGGCCAAGGCGTGA
- a CDS encoding metalloregulator ArsR/SmtB family transcription factor: MTDRLSTTLQALADPTRRAILARLALGETTVTELAEPFQMSQPAVSKHLKVLERAGLIARGREAQWRPCRLEAGPLREVNEWLEHYRRFWDQSLDRLDAYLQELQAQEAQAEEKDRGRKK, translated from the coding sequence ATGACCGACCGCCTTTCCACCACCCTGCAAGCCCTGGCCGATCCGACCCGGCGGGCGATCCTGGCGCGGCTTGCGTTGGGTGAGACCACGGTCACGGAGCTGGCCGAGCCGTTCCAGATGAGCCAGCCCGCCGTCTCCAAGCATCTCAAGGTGCTGGAGCGCGCCGGCCTGATCGCCCGGGGACGCGAAGCGCAGTGGCGCCCGTGCCGGCTCGAAGCCGGGCCGCTGCGCGAGGTCAATGAATGGCTCGAGCACTACCGACGCTTCTGGGATCAGAGCCTCGATCGGCTCGATGCCTACCTGCAGGAGCTGCAGGCGCAGGAGGCGCAAGCCGAGGAGAAGGATCGTGGACGCAAGAAATAA
- the xdhC gene encoding xanthine dehydrogenase accessory protein XdhC: protein MTTGLADILSAHFATGTAAARVVVLSARGSTPREAGATMLVTAERVDGTIGGGHFEWIAIAEARALLLSDIDQREMDVPLGPAIGQCCGGHVTLLIERAGPQTVAALRAHEAIERAGYPHILIFGAGFVGRALATALSPLPFKVRLIDGRAAEFAGFTADGVTNVVTDRSMAEVEAAPASAAYVIMTHSHSLDALIATAVLERADFGYLGIIGSRTKRKRFEAAFRECGISHQDIARITCPIGGGAVRDKRPAVIAALAAAELITVFATELAAAQTVAHVRPPLATQDLAEQRVA, encoded by the coding sequence ATGACAACCGGCCTCGCCGACATCCTCTCCGCTCATTTCGCCACCGGCACCGCTGCCGCCCGTGTCGTCGTCCTCAGCGCCCGCGGCTCGACCCCGCGCGAAGCCGGCGCCACCATGCTGGTGACGGCGGAGCGCGTCGACGGCACCATCGGCGGCGGTCATTTCGAATGGATTGCCATTGCCGAGGCGCGCGCGCTGCTGCTCTCCGACATCGACCAGCGCGAGATGGACGTTCCGTTGGGGCCCGCGATCGGCCAGTGCTGCGGCGGCCATGTGACGCTGCTGATCGAGCGCGCCGGACCACAAACAGTGGCGGCGCTGCGCGCCCATGAGGCGATCGAACGCGCCGGCTATCCGCATATCCTGATCTTCGGCGCCGGCTTTGTCGGCCGCGCGCTGGCGACAGCGCTGTCGCCACTGCCGTTCAAGGTCCGGCTGATCGACGGCCGCGCGGCGGAGTTCGCAGGCTTCACGGCTGACGGCGTCACCAATGTCGTCACCGACCGCTCGATGGCCGAGGTGGAAGCTGCGCCCGCAAGTGCGGCCTACGTGATCATGACCCACAGCCACTCGCTCGACGCCTTGATCGCCACAGCCGTGCTGGAGCGCGCCGATTTCGGTTATCTCGGCATCATCGGCTCGCGCACCAAGCGCAAGCGCTTTGAGGCGGCATTTCGCGAGTGCGGCATTTCCCACCAGGACATCGCCCGCATCACTTGTCCGATCGGCGGTGGCGCCGTGCGTGACAAGCGGCCGGCGGTGATCGCAGCACTCGCCGCCGCCGAACTCATCACCGTGTTCGCCACCGAACTCGCTGCGGCGCAGACCGTGGCTCATGTGCGGCCTCCGCTTGCCACGCAAGACCTCGCCGAACAACGGGTCGCATAA
- a CDS encoding NCS2 family permease → MLQKSVELDVRAPSVKTEVIAGVTTFLTMSYIIFVNPEILSTTGMDRNAVFVATCLAAALGSLIMGLVARWPIGMAPGMGLNAFFAFTVVGAMGFTWQQALGAVFISGVIFLLLTVSGVRSWLIAGIPHSMRSAIAAGIGLFLAIIALKNADIVVANKATYVTLGDVTRMGPLLAILGFFIIAGLDSLKVRGAILIGILVITVLSMLLGVTKFNGIVSMPPSILPTFLQLDVMGALHAGLLHVILVFVLVEVFDATGTLIGVAKRAGLIEEGQPNRLGRALLADSTAIVAGSLLGTSSTTAYVESASGVQAGGRTGLTAVVVAALFIAALLFSPLAGSVPAYATAPALLYVACLMLRELVEIEWEDVTDAAPAALTALMMPFTYSIANGLAFGFISYAVLKTVTGRAREVHAATWLVAALFIVRFALVAG, encoded by the coding sequence ATGTTGCAGAAATCTGTCGAGCTCGATGTTCGCGCGCCGTCGGTCAAGACCGAGGTGATCGCCGGCGTCACCACCTTCCTGACCATGTCGTACATCATCTTCGTCAATCCGGAGATCCTGTCGACCACCGGCATGGACCGCAATGCGGTGTTCGTGGCCACGTGTCTCGCGGCGGCGCTGGGGTCGCTGATCATGGGCCTGGTGGCACGCTGGCCGATCGGCATGGCCCCGGGCATGGGCCTCAATGCCTTCTTCGCCTTCACCGTGGTCGGGGCCATGGGCTTCACCTGGCAGCAGGCGCTCGGCGCGGTGTTCATTTCCGGCGTTATCTTCCTGCTTCTCACGGTCAGTGGCGTGCGCAGCTGGCTGATTGCCGGCATTCCGCATTCGATGCGCAGCGCCATCGCCGCCGGCATCGGGCTGTTCCTGGCGATCATCGCGCTGAAGAACGCCGATATCGTCGTCGCCAACAAGGCGACCTATGTGACGCTGGGCGACGTCACCAGGATGGGGCCGCTGCTGGCGATCCTCGGTTTCTTCATCATTGCCGGGCTCGACAGCCTCAAAGTGCGCGGCGCCATCCTGATCGGCATCCTGGTGATCACGGTGCTGTCGATGCTGCTCGGCGTCACCAAATTCAACGGCATCGTGTCGATGCCGCCCAGCATCCTGCCGACCTTCCTGCAGCTTGACGTCATGGGCGCACTGCATGCCGGCCTGCTGCATGTCATCCTGGTGTTCGTCCTGGTCGAGGTGTTCGACGCCACCGGCACCCTGATCGGCGTCGCCAAGCGCGCCGGCCTGATCGAGGAGGGGCAGCCGAACCGGCTGGGCCGCGCGCTGCTGGCCGACAGCACCGCCATCGTTGCTGGCTCGTTGCTGGGTACCAGCAGCACCACGGCCTATGTGGAAAGCGCGTCGGGTGTGCAGGCCGGCGGCCGCACCGGTCTCACCGCCGTGGTGGTGGCCGCGCTGTTCATCGCCGCGCTGCTGTTTTCGCCGCTCGCCGGCTCGGTGCCCGCCTACGCCACCGCGCCCGCGCTGCTCTACGTTGCGTGTCTGATGCTGCGCGAACTGGTGGAGATCGAATGGGAGGACGTGACCGACGCGGCGCCGGCGGCATTGACCGCGCTGATGATGCCCTTCACCTATTCGATCGCCAATGGCCTGGCCTTCGGCTTCATCAGCTATGCGGTGCTGAAGACCGTCACCGGGCGCGCCCGCGAGGTCCATGCCGCGACCTGGCTTGTGGCCGCGTTGTTCATCGTGCGTTTTGCGCTGGTGGCGGGCTGA
- a CDS encoding multidrug effflux MFS transporter, translating to MVSTYTKNAIVLGLLSAVGPFAIDMYLPALPTIASDLQASTAATQMTLMVFFIAFGVCQIVYGPVSDMVGRKPPLYVGLTLFIIGSIGCAFSPSVGWLIAARFVQGVGASSVMVIPRAIIRDLHTGIEATKLMALVMLVLSVSPILAPLGGSALIVPFGWRAVFVAVTIVAGLSFVLMALFLPETRPPQERVDVSVGQVLGSFGQLLRHWHFLGLTFIGGLGMASFFTFLANSSFVYIDHYGLTPTTFSFAFSVNAIGFIGASQFAASLGQRYGMGRVVIAATAAYALFTTILLGLNLAGVDSLAVMMVLLFLGFAAMGLVIPSTMVLALEEHGPIAGMASALGGTLQMVTGGIMIVIVSAFFNGTARPMVAAIALCALGALALSLVTLRRRELAPQLAE from the coding sequence ATGGTTTCGACCTACACCAAGAATGCCATCGTGCTCGGCCTGCTGTCGGCGGTCGGCCCGTTCGCCATCGACATGTACCTGCCCGCGCTGCCGACCATCGCCAGCGATCTCCAGGCATCGACGGCGGCGACACAGATGACGCTGATGGTGTTCTTCATCGCCTTCGGCGTCTGCCAGATCGTCTACGGACCGGTGTCCGACATGGTCGGCCGCAAGCCGCCGCTGTATGTCGGACTGACATTGTTCATCATCGGCTCGATCGGGTGTGCCTTCTCGCCCAGCGTCGGCTGGCTGATCGCAGCCCGCTTCGTGCAAGGCGTCGGCGCCTCGTCGGTGATGGTGATCCCGCGCGCAATCATCCGCGACCTGCACACCGGGATCGAGGCGACCAAACTGATGGCGCTGGTGATGCTGGTGCTCAGCGTCTCGCCGATTCTCGCCCCGCTCGGTGGCAGTGCCCTGATCGTGCCATTCGGCTGGCGCGCGGTGTTCGTGGCGGTCACCATCGTGGCCGGGCTGTCCTTCGTGCTGATGGCGCTGTTCCTGCCGGAGACCCGGCCGCCACAGGAACGCGTCGACGTCAGCGTGGGTCAGGTGCTCGGCAGCTTCGGGCAATTGCTGCGCCACTGGCATTTCCTCGGCCTGACCTTCATCGGCGGCCTCGGCATGGCGAGCTTCTTCACTTTTCTCGCCAATTCCTCGTTCGTCTATATCGACCACTACGGCCTGACCCCGACCACCTTCAGCTTCGCATTTTCGGTCAACGCCATTGGCTTCATCGGCGCCTCGCAGTTCGCGGCCTCCCTCGGCCAGCGTTATGGAATGGGCCGGGTCGTAATCGCGGCCACCGCGGCCTACGCACTGTTCACCACCATCCTGCTTGGGCTGAACCTCGCGGGGGTCGACAGCCTGGCGGTGATGATGGTGCTCTTGTTCCTCGGCTTCGCCGCCATGGGCCTGGTGATCCCGTCCACCATGGTGCTGGCGCTGGAGGAGCATGGCCCGATCGCCGGCATGGCCTCGGCGCTCGGCGGCACCCTGCAGATGGTGACCGGCGGCATCATGATCGTGATCGTCAGCGCCTTCTTCAACGGCACCGCGCGCCCGATGGTGGCGGCGATCGCGCTCTGCGCCCTGGGCGCGCTGGCGCTCAGCCTCGTGACACTGCGCCGGCGCGAACTGGCGCCGCAACTGGCGGAGTGA